Within Borrelia hispanica CRI, the genomic segment AATATGGAGGTTAAATTATGAGCATCCTATTTGATTCTGATTTTGGTATTTTAAAACAAAATATTAAACAAATAGTTGAAACTAAACGTGAGAACTTACGAAATATGCATAGAATTGTAATTAATGACGACCCCTCATCCATTTACAACATTATTGCAACATCACTTGCAATTATAGAAGAACAAATTATTAATGAAGTTAATATACTCTTTTCTAAAATTAGCCCTGGGGGCGAATACTTTAAAGCTATAGAAGAGCATATCAGTATCAAAAGCACAACATTTAATGCTGTACATACAGCTTTAAC encodes:
- a CDS encoding DUF276 domain-containing protein (DUF276 is restricted to Borreliella and related spirochetes.), with the protein product MSILFDSDFGILKQNIKQIVETKRENLRNMHRIVINDDPSSIYNIIATSLAIIEEQIINEVNILFSKISPGGEYFKAIEEHISIKSTTFNAVHTALTSIDGIEYANIISTAGKANIYLIVNESLLDSTKTNIINSDFKSTLWQTLYKTIPSGTILEGNINIDGLNQQNQLKSY